The following are encoded in a window of Sulfitobacter sp. S190 genomic DNA:
- a CDS encoding amino acid ABC transporter ATP-binding protein, with protein sequence MAEQALMKVSDEIAITINKMNKWYGSFHVLRDIDLTVNRGERIVICGPSGSGKSTLIRCINALEEHQKGSIEVDGTLLSSDLKNIDKIRSEVGMCFQHFNLFPHLTILENCTLAPIWVRKIPRSEAEETAMHFLEKVKIPDQANKYPGQLSGGQQQRVAIARSLCMKPRIMLFDEPTSALDPEMIKEVLDTMIELAEEGMTMLCVTHEMGFARQVANRVIFMDDGQIVEQNEPEEFFNNPQSPRTQLFLSQILGH encoded by the coding sequence ATGGCTGAACAAGCACTGATGAAAGTATCCGACGAGATCGCGATCACCATCAACAAGATGAACAAGTGGTACGGCAGCTTTCACGTTCTGCGCGACATCGATCTGACGGTGAACCGCGGCGAACGGATCGTGATCTGCGGGCCGTCGGGGTCGGGCAAATCGACGCTGATCCGCTGCATCAACGCGCTCGAAGAGCACCAGAAAGGATCGATCGAAGTGGATGGCACCCTGCTGTCTTCCGATCTCAAGAACATCGACAAGATCCGGTCCGAAGTTGGCATGTGTTTTCAACACTTCAACCTGTTTCCGCACCTGACGATTCTTGAGAACTGTACGCTGGCACCGATCTGGGTTCGCAAGATCCCCAGGAGCGAAGCCGAAGAAACCGCGATGCATTTCCTCGAAAAGGTGAAAATTCCCGATCAGGCGAATAAGTACCCCGGCCAGTTGTCCGGTGGTCAGCAGCAACGTGTGGCCATCGCCCGGTCGCTTTGCATGAAGCCGCGGATCATGTTGTTCGACGAGCCGACCTCGGCCCTCGATCCCGAGATGATCAAGGAAGTGCTCGACACGATGATCGAGCTGGCGGAAGAGGGCATGACCATGTTGTGCGTGACGCATGAAATGGGGTTTGCCCGTCAGGTTGCGAACCGCGTCATCTTTATGGACGACGGCCAGATCGTAGAGCAGAACGAACCAGAAGAGTTTTTCAACAATCCGCAAAGCCCGCGGACACAGTTGTTCCTCAGCCAGATTCTCGGCCACTGA
- a CDS encoding histidine phosphatase family protein, whose product MKRLILMRHAKSDWTGAGTGDHARGLNPRGKESAKRIGRWLREHTLLPDAVLCSDATRTRETLMRLDLPNDPPTTFSRGLYLAEPDEMLDALRQATGDTILMLAHNPGCAYLADALVAQAPEHAKFALFPTCATLVVSFEINDWRDVTAGTGTIEAFTVPRDLQT is encoded by the coding sequence ATGAAACGCCTGATACTGATGCGACACGCCAAATCCGACTGGACCGGCGCGGGAACAGGGGACCACGCACGCGGCCTGAACCCACGCGGAAAGGAAAGCGCAAAGCGCATTGGCCGATGGCTACGCGAGCACACGCTATTGCCCGACGCGGTCCTGTGCTCCGATGCGACCCGGACCCGTGAGACCCTGATGCGGCTCGACCTGCCCAATGATCCCCCCACCACGTTTAGCCGTGGTTTATACCTGGCAGAACCTGACGAGATGCTTGACGCCCTGCGACAGGCGACCGGCGATACAATCCTCATGCTGGCCCATAATCCGGGCTGTGCCTATCTCGCCGACGCGCTGGTGGCACAGGCGCCCGAGCATGCCAAATTCGCGCTATTCCCGACATGCGCGACCCTCGTTGTCAGCTTTGAAATCAACGATTGGCGCGACGTTACCGCCGGTACCGGCACGATCGAGGCGTTTACCGTCCCGCGCGACCTGCAGACGTGA
- a CDS encoding ferredoxin: MAAPILRKVAARTEPYGLMPMGALHDAGRTLVLVATAPDFWHHFENSPEMSDGAPDPVDRWSQRILPRIATGCGAREVVYPFGGPPFEPFIAWAKASGEAFDSPTGMLVHLRAGLMISYRGALVFEGQHPLPDANHRSPCDSCATRPCETACPVGALSPDHFYDVPRCKAYLNSAEGADCMTNGCAVRRACPVSVSFNRPPRQSAHHMRYFKGNAP, from the coding sequence GTGGCCGCACCGATCCTCCGCAAGGTCGCGGCCCGAACAGAGCCCTACGGTTTGATGCCGATGGGCGCACTGCACGACGCGGGGCGGACCCTCGTGCTTGTGGCGACGGCCCCGGATTTCTGGCACCATTTCGAAAACAGCCCTGAGATGTCCGACGGGGCCCCGGACCCCGTGGATCGCTGGTCACAACGCATTCTGCCACGCATTGCCACGGGCTGCGGCGCGCGCGAGGTGGTCTATCCGTTTGGCGGCCCGCCGTTCGAGCCGTTCATCGCATGGGCCAAGGCCAGTGGCGAAGCCTTTGACAGCCCGACAGGCATGCTGGTTCACCTGCGGGCGGGGCTGATGATTTCTTACCGCGGTGCGCTTGTCTTTGAGGGTCAGCATCCGCTGCCCGATGCCAATCACCGCTCTCCGTGCGACAGCTGCGCCACCCGCCCGTGCGAAACCGCCTGCCCCGTCGGAGCCTTGTCACCTGACCACTTCTATGACGTGCCGCGCTGCAAGGCCTATCTCAACAGCGCAGAGGGCGCTGACTGCATGACCAACGGATGCGCGGTGCGGCGGGCCTGTCCGGTCAGCGTGTCGTTCAACCGACCGCCTCGGCAAAGCGCGCATCACATGCGCTACTTTAAAGGGAACGCGCCATGA
- the argB gene encoding acetylglutamate kinase gives MRTQNMNRDWSATAATLSQALPYMQRYNDATVVIKLGGHAMGSDEAMTEFARDVVLMRQVGVNPVIVHGGGPMINAMLERLNIESGFVDGKRVTDAATMEVVEMVLSGLVNARIVQAISEQGGRAVGVSGKDSGLIVCTAEDPRLGLVGRPETVNPRLLLDLAEKELIPVIAPLGMGHAGETFNINGDTAAGAIASALRADRLLLLTDVSGVKNAHGEVLTELTATQIRTLTDDGTIAGGMIPKTQTALDALDAGVRACVILDGRAPNACLLELFTEHGAGSIIRAG, from the coding sequence ATGAGAACACAGAATATGAACCGCGACTGGTCCGCTACCGCTGCAACCCTTTCGCAGGCCCTGCCCTATATGCAGCGCTACAATGACGCGACCGTTGTGATCAAACTGGGCGGTCACGCCATGGGCAGCGACGAGGCGATGACCGAATTCGCACGCGATGTTGTCCTGATGCGGCAGGTGGGGGTCAATCCCGTTATCGTGCACGGCGGTGGCCCCATGATCAACGCCATGCTCGAACGGCTCAACATCGAATCCGGGTTTGTCGACGGAAAGCGCGTCACCGACGCGGCCACCATGGAAGTGGTCGAGATGGTGCTTTCCGGGCTCGTCAATGCCCGCATCGTTCAGGCGATTTCTGAGCAAGGTGGCCGCGCCGTCGGTGTGTCAGGCAAAGACAGCGGCCTAATTGTGTGCACGGCAGAAGATCCGCGGCTCGGGCTTGTCGGCAGGCCCGAAACGGTCAATCCCCGCCTGCTGCTCGATCTCGCGGAAAAGGAGCTGATCCCCGTTATTGCGCCGTTGGGGATGGGCCACGCGGGCGAGACGTTCAATATCAACGGCGACACCGCCGCGGGGGCCATTGCGAGCGCTCTGCGCGCCGACCGCTTACTGCTTTTGACCGATGTGTCGGGTGTCAAGAATGCCCACGGCGAGGTGCTGACCGAATTGACCGCGACACAGATCCGGACGCTCACGGATGACGGCACGATTGCGGGCGGGATGATCCCCAAAACCCAAACCGCCCTCGATGCGTTGGACGCAGGCGTGCGGGCCTGCGTCATCCTCGACGGGCGTGCCCCGAATGCCTGCCTGCTGGAGCTGTTCACAGAACACGGTGCGGGCAGCATCATTCGCGCAGGATAA
- the yihA gene encoding ribosome biogenesis GTP-binding protein YihA/YsxC — MQLPFPVVEEPDGQTAERGRLLFAGETEFVKGVVAMSGLPDADRLEVCFAGRSNVGKSSLINALTGRKGLARASNTPGRTQEINYFTAGDDLYLVDLPGYGFANAPLPVVEKWQRLLKQFLQGRQTLRRAFVLIDARHGVKKVDDEIMSLLDSAAVTFQVVLTKADKVKEKEREKILDQVRGALSKHPAAYPELIVTSSEKGWGIPTLRSVIATLE; from the coding sequence ATGCAATTGCCCTTTCCCGTTGTCGAAGAACCCGACGGCCAAACAGCCGAACGCGGCCGTCTGCTGTTCGCTGGCGAGACAGAATTTGTCAAAGGCGTGGTCGCCATGTCGGGGCTGCCCGATGCCGACCGGCTCGAGGTTTGTTTTGCCGGACGGTCGAATGTCGGCAAATCCAGTCTGATCAACGCCCTGACGGGACGAAAGGGTCTTGCCCGCGCATCCAATACGCCCGGGCGGACGCAAGAAATCAACTATTTCACAGCGGGAGACGATCTGTACCTCGTCGATCTGCCCGGCTACGGCTTCGCCAATGCGCCGTTGCCGGTGGTCGAGAAATGGCAGCGTCTGCTGAAGCAGTTCCTGCAAGGCCGCCAGACCCTGCGCCGCGCTTTCGTGCTCATCGATGCACGCCACGGCGTGAAAAAGGTCGACGATGAAATCATGTCGCTTCTCGACAGTGCCGCCGTGACCTTTCAGGTTGTCCTGACCAAAGCCGACAAGGTGAAGGAAAAAGAGCGCGAGAAAATTCTCGACCAGGTCCGTGGTGCGCTGTCAAAGCACCCGGCGGCCTATCCAGAGCTGATCGTCACGTCTTCGGAAAAGGGCTGGGGCATCCCCACCCTTAGATCGGTGATTGCGACGCTTGAATAA
- a CDS encoding MOSC domain-containing protein — protein MQITALWRHPIKSHGREALDRVTLGVGTTLPYDRTWAVAHDAASADGSEWAACQNFNRGAKSPALMAITARLDEDTETVTLHHPDLPELVAHPDRDGARIVAWSRPLSNPDRAAPARVVRLRDRGFTDTPFASISLCNIATHAAVEQLADSPLQPERWRGNIWFDGASAWDEFEWIGRDLKLGTARVRVEERITRCLATTVNTDTGVRDVDTLGALKQLGHQDFGIYVTVTKAGDVAVGDRLELI, from the coding sequence ATGCAGATCACCGCGCTTTGGCGTCATCCGATCAAAAGCCACGGGCGCGAAGCACTCGACCGGGTGACGCTTGGCGTGGGCACCACCCTGCCCTACGATCGCACGTGGGCCGTCGCGCATGATGCGGCCAGTGCCGACGGCAGCGAATGGGCCGCCTGCCAGAACTTCAACCGCGGAGCAAAGTCGCCCGCCTTGATGGCGATCACCGCGCGACTGGATGAAGATACCGAAACTGTCACGCTGCACCATCCCGATCTGCCCGAACTTGTTGCCCACCCCGATCGGGACGGCGCGCGCATCGTGGCGTGGTCACGCCCTTTATCGAACCCCGATAGGGCCGCGCCGGCACGCGTTGTGCGCCTGCGCGACCGCGGGTTCACGGATACACCCTTCGCGTCGATATCGCTGTGCAATATCGCCACCCACGCCGCGGTGGAGCAGTTGGCCGACAGCCCGCTGCAACCTGAGCGCTGGCGCGGGAACATCTGGTTCGACGGCGCATCGGCTTGGGATGAGTTCGAGTGGATTGGCCGCGACCTGAAACTGGGCACGGCACGGGTGCGGGTCGAAGAACGCATCACCCGCTGCTTGGCAACGACCGTGAACACCGATACGGGCGTGCGCGATGTCGACACGCTCGGCGCGCTGAAACAGCTGGGACATCAGGATTTCGGCATTTACGTAACCGTAACAAAGGCGGGCGATGTGGCCGTCGGCGACCGGTTGGAGCTGATATAA
- the yidC gene encoding membrane protein insertase YidC, with product MDDQNKNLIIATALSFVVILVWFVLFPPPEPDTPLDATATTELTPPAPDAVSTPSADVGAATPAPETDTAPSAIETAGRVAIETDRLQGSVSLLGGRIDELALTDYRTSLDEEAEIVRVLNPVGQQDAQYALHGWAAASGVDASAVPGPNTEWSLASGDTLRVDSPVTLSWDNGAGLVFTKEISVDADYMFTITQSVQNNSDTAASIAPYSILARHGEPSDLKNFFILHEGVVAMTDGEYSEINWDDMPEFEFNPRAGARTQEENITENGWIGFTDHYWMSVLIPTQGSAFKSVAKYDERRDIYQAETVMPVQTVAPGATIEATTQFFSGAKEWEVLRDYEQAGVYNFIDAIDWGWFAFLTKPIFWLLHHLNELIGNMGIAIIGLTLLIKAALFPLAYKSYVSMAKMKELQPKMEKLKEQAGDDRQKMQQGMMELYKKEKVNPAAGCLPILMQIPIFFSLYKVIFVTIELRHAPFFGPFQDLSAPDPTSIFNLFGVLPWAAPEGGTLLALVFIGILPLLLGISMWLQQKLNPAPTDPTQQMIFAWMPWVFMFMLGGFASGLVVYWIANNTITFTQQYLIMRSQGYTPDLLGNIKGGFSRKPKVEEKK from the coding sequence ATGGACGATCAGAACAAGAACCTCATCATCGCAACAGCGCTCAGCTTTGTGGTGATCCTTGTATGGTTTGTACTCTTCCCGCCCCCCGAACCCGACACACCGCTGGATGCCACGGCAACGACGGAACTGACGCCGCCCGCGCCAGACGCCGTCAGCACCCCCTCCGCCGATGTCGGGGCCGCAACACCGGCGCCCGAAACCGACACGGCGCCAAGCGCGATCGAGACGGCAGGTCGGGTGGCCATCGAAACCGACCGCCTTCAGGGCAGCGTTTCCCTGCTGGGCGGGCGGATCGATGAACTGGCCCTGACCGATTATCGCACCTCGCTTGACGAGGAAGCGGAAATCGTCCGGGTTCTTAACCCCGTCGGCCAACAGGATGCGCAATATGCGCTGCACGGCTGGGCCGCTGCATCGGGTGTGGACGCCTCTGCCGTGCCGGGGCCCAACACCGAATGGTCGCTTGCCTCGGGCGATACGTTGCGCGTCGACAGCCCCGTGACCCTGAGCTGGGACAATGGAGCCGGGCTCGTCTTCACCAAAGAAATCTCCGTCGACGCCGACTATATGTTCACGATCACCCAATCGGTTCAGAATAACAGCGACACGGCCGCATCGATCGCGCCCTATTCGATTCTTGCCCGTCACGGAGAGCCGTCTGACCTGAAGAACTTCTTTATCCTGCACGAAGGCGTCGTCGCCATGACAGACGGCGAATACTCGGAGATCAACTGGGATGACATGCCCGAGTTCGAGTTCAACCCACGCGCGGGTGCCCGCACGCAGGAAGAAAACATTACCGAAAACGGCTGGATCGGCTTCACCGATCACTACTGGATGAGCGTTCTGATCCCGACGCAGGGCTCCGCATTCAAATCGGTGGCAAAATACGACGAGCGCCGCGATATCTACCAAGCCGAAACCGTTATGCCCGTACAAACCGTGGCCCCGGGGGCAACGATCGAGGCGACCACGCAATTCTTCTCGGGTGCGAAGGAATGGGAAGTTCTGCGCGATTACGAGCAGGCGGGCGTCTATAACTTCATCGATGCCATTGACTGGGGCTGGTTCGCCTTCCTGACAAAGCCGATTTTCTGGCTGCTGCACCATCTCAACGAACTGATCGGCAACATGGGCATCGCGATCATCGGGCTGACCCTTCTGATCAAGGCCGCGCTCTTTCCCCTGGCATATAAATCCTACGTCTCGATGGCGAAGATGAAAGAGCTTCAGCCAAAAATGGAGAAGCTCAAAGAGCAGGCGGGCGACGATCGCCAGAAGATGCAACAGGGCATGATGGAGCTCTACAAGAAGGAAAAGGTGAACCCCGCCGCGGGCTGTTTGCCCATCCTGATGCAGATCCCGATCTTCTTCTCGCTCTACAAGGTGATTTTTGTCACGATCGAACTGCGCCACGCGCCCTTCTTCGGCCCGTTCCAGGACCTCAGCGCACCTGATCCGACATCGATCTTCAACCTTTTCGGCGTACTGCCCTGGGCCGCGCCCGAAGGTGGTACACTGCTCGCACTTGTCTTCATTGGCATCCTGCCACTGCTGCTGGGCATCTCGATGTGGTTGCAGCAAAAGCTGAACCCGGCCCCCACCGATCCGACCCAGCAGATGATTTTCGCGTGGATGCCATGGGTGTTCATGTTCATGCTCGGCGGCTTTGCGAGCGGCCTGGTGGTGTACTGGATCGCCAACAACACCATCACGTTTACGCAGCAATACCTGATTATGCGCAGCCAGGGCTACACGCCCGATTTGCTTGGCAACATCAAGGGTGGTTTCAGCCGTAAGCCCAAGGTCGAAGAGAAAAAGTGA
- a CDS encoding bifunctional diguanylate cyclase/phosphodiesterase has product MPKSSKPSALSALRRAKNRIVAALTTPAALVFAPAFYLAAFWFGGEGALLVLAAVAQVAFFAGGGSAVLKSLFTPASSGRVLGAAEFTRQVGRLHGTISDQGAQGCLYTLELADFDDLRDHYGDDAADEVLRQVGDRLAGMLRESDLVGQLDTARFAIATGPQRALTIETCIQLAARMQSALEDPISLSGTAIYATAPVGFCQHAKARGSAHAWLKNSARALQDAAQQGPSAIRAYSATNSFGPTSVGDLCDEVPDALENGQIRPWFQPQVCTNTGEITGFEALARWSHPTRGVLSPAQTLPAIEAAGLTSRLMQVMCYQAFSALSHWESEGHFVPCVGINFTGSDLSEPHLLERLKWDLDRFDLTPDRLCVEILETVVAEDPDDIVARNLRALGEIGCRIDLDDFGTANASITSIQRFPVSRIKIDRSFVTRADQDPGQQRMISAILTMAEQLEIETLAEGVETAGEHALLAQLGCDHVQGFGISRPMPLDQTIDWMAAYKAKMEPAPQIMRGGRS; this is encoded by the coding sequence GTGCCAAAATCATCCAAACCGTCCGCCTTGTCCGCGCTGCGCCGCGCCAAGAACCGCATCGTTGCTGCGTTGACCACCCCTGCCGCCCTTGTCTTCGCGCCCGCCTTTTACCTCGCGGCCTTCTGGTTTGGGGGTGAGGGTGCGCTGCTGGTCCTCGCCGCCGTGGCACAGGTCGCCTTTTTCGCAGGAGGAGGCAGCGCGGTGCTCAAATCACTCTTTACGCCTGCATCGTCAGGCCGTGTTCTTGGTGCTGCGGAATTCACACGCCAAGTCGGGCGTCTGCATGGCACGATTTCGGATCAGGGGGCACAGGGCTGCCTTTATACGCTTGAGCTCGCGGATTTCGATGATCTGCGCGACCACTACGGCGACGATGCCGCCGACGAAGTCCTGCGGCAAGTGGGCGATCGGCTCGCCGGAATGCTGCGCGAAAGCGATCTGGTGGGTCAACTCGATACGGCCCGCTTCGCAATCGCAACAGGTCCCCAACGCGCCCTGACAATCGAAACCTGCATCCAGCTTGCCGCTCGTATGCAAAGCGCGCTCGAAGATCCCATATCGCTGTCTGGCACCGCCATCTACGCCACCGCGCCGGTCGGGTTTTGCCAACACGCAAAGGCCAGGGGTTCGGCGCACGCCTGGCTTAAAAATTCCGCCCGTGCACTTCAGGATGCCGCGCAGCAGGGGCCTTCCGCCATCCGCGCCTACAGTGCGACAAACTCCTTTGGCCCGACCAGTGTCGGCGATCTGTGCGACGAAGTGCCCGACGCGCTGGAAAATGGTCAAATCCGGCCGTGGTTCCAACCACAGGTATGCACAAACACGGGTGAGATAACCGGGTTCGAGGCGCTGGCCCGCTGGTCCCACCCCACACGCGGTGTCCTGTCGCCGGCCCAGACCCTGCCCGCGATCGAAGCCGCGGGGCTGACGTCGCGGCTGATGCAGGTGATGTGCTATCAGGCCTTCTCCGCGCTCAGCCATTGGGAATCCGAAGGTCACTTCGTGCCCTGTGTCGGGATCAATTTCACCGGCAGTGACCTGTCTGAACCGCACTTGCTGGAGCGCCTGAAATGGGACCTCGACCGCTTTGATCTCACACCCGACCGGTTGTGCGTGGAAATACTCGAAACCGTGGTGGCAGAGGATCCCGACGATATTGTCGCCCGCAACCTGCGCGCCCTCGGGGAGATCGGCTGCCGTATCGATCTGGACGATTTCGGCACAGCGAACGCATCGATCACCTCGATCCAACGGTTCCCCGTCAGCCGCATCAAGATCGACCGCAGCTTTGTGACCCGCGCCGATCAGGACCCCGGCCAGCAGCGCATGATCAGTGCGATCCTCACCATGGCAGAACAGCTGGAAATCGAAACACTTGCCGAGGGCGTGGAGACCGCTGGCGAACACGCTCTTCTGGCGCAATTGGGTTGTGACCACGTCCAAGGCTTCGGTATTTCGCGCCCCATGCCGCTGGATCAGACAATCGATTGGATGGCGGCCTACAAAGCAAAGATGGAGCCCGCTCCGCAGATCATGCGCGGGGGCCGATCATAG
- the ttcA gene encoding tRNA 2-thiocytidine(32) synthetase TtcA: MLDQPKDIHALFNGAPQTTEFKKLRKRIVRHTREAIDQYGMIEPGGKWLVCLSGGKDSYTLLAVLHELQWRGLLPVELLACNLDQGQPGFPATVLPEFLDKMGVPHRIEYQDTYSIVMDKVPAGRTFCALCSRLRRGNLYRIAREENCTAVVLGHHRDDILETFFMNLFHGGRLATMPPKLVNEEGDLFLYRPLAHVAEADCEKFATAMNYPIIPCDLCGSQDGLQRQQVKQILDGWETNSPGRRQVMFRALMNARPSHLLDPALFDFAGLSLTPKI; this comes from the coding sequence ATGCTAGACCAACCCAAAGACATCCACGCCCTTTTCAACGGCGCGCCACAAACCACCGAATTCAAGAAGCTGCGCAAACGGATCGTGCGCCACACCCGCGAAGCGATTGACCAGTACGGCATGATCGAACCTGGCGGCAAATGGCTCGTGTGCCTGTCGGGTGGCAAAGACAGCTATACGCTGCTTGCCGTCCTGCACGAACTTCAATGGCGTGGACTGCTGCCGGTCGAATTGCTGGCCTGCAATCTCGATCAGGGACAGCCCGGTTTTCCGGCAACCGTATTGCCCGAATTCCTCGACAAAATGGGGGTGCCGCACCGTATCGAATATCAGGACACCTATTCCATCGTGATGGACAAGGTGCCTGCAGGGCGGACCTTTTGCGCTTTGTGCTCGCGCCTGCGCCGCGGCAACCTCTACCGCATCGCCCGCGAGGAAAACTGCACAGCTGTCGTATTGGGCCATCACCGCGACGATATCCTGGAGACCTTCTTCATGAACCTGTTCCACGGCGGCAGACTGGCCACGATGCCACCCAAACTGGTGAACGAAGAGGGTGATCTGTTTCTCTATCGCCCGCTGGCCCATGTCGCCGAAGCCGACTGCGAAAAATTTGCGACTGCCATGAATTACCCGATCATTCCGTGCGATCTGTGCGGCAGTCAGGATGGTTTGCAACGCCAACAGGTCAAGCAGATCCTTGATGGGTGGGAAACCAACAGCCCCGGTCGCCGTCAGGTGATGTTTCGGGCCCTGATGAATGCGCGGCCGTCGCATCTGCTTGATCCGGCTCTGTTCGATTTCGCGGGTCTTTCGCTAACACCGAAAATTTGA